The genomic stretch ACTTTTAATATTGGTTATCGCCATTCCAATCCTTTTTTATAGTCTGTTAATGGAAATTTTCAACGATGGAAAATCATTAGGTAAGATGGCTTTAGGCCTCAAGGTAGTTCGTGTAGATGGACAGTATCCTACGGGCTATGATTATTTCATGAGATGGATTTTTAGATGGGTAGATATTTACATGACTTCGGGTGCTCTTGCCGCTCTTGTGATTTCATCAAGTCCTCGCAACCAGAGGGTAGGAGACATGCTGGGAGACACCACCGTAATAAGAACTCGTAAATTGAGAGTTCCTTTACAGCGAATACTTAATTTGAATAAGTTATCTAAGTATACCCCCCAGTATCCACAGGTAATTCAACTTAAAGAGTCACAGGTAGTGCTTATCAAAGAAAGTTTAGATCAGGCTGTAAAGTATACTAATGATAGCTATACCAAATTACTCGATGATTTAGCTATTCGTGTTGCTAAAAATCTAAATGTTGAAACCTCAGATACTTCAAGAGTTTTTCTTCAAACTATCATTAAAGATTACATTAGTCTTACCCGTTAAAAATCAAGCTTTTACTAAGTAGGTTTTAGAAAGGCTATCATGCCACATTTTACCGCTTGAGCTTAATACAGAAAAAGGTTCAAAAGGTATTATTCTACAAAGTGTTCTAATGATGATTTTTCCAATACTAGGTTTTTCACCTTCTTCATTTACCACTCTTGTTCTAGTGACCATTTTTCCAATTGTCTTTCCGCCAATACCTTCAGCTATAACGTAGTATGTAAGGTGCGTAAGTAAAAACAAAACATTGTATAAAATACCTCCTTCACCAGGATCTCCCTGAGTGCTTATTAAAACAGCCGATATGCCGATTGCAATGATGTAAATAAAAATGAGGTCAATAACATAATTTGCTAATCGCTGTCCGGTACTAGCTAAGTTTGAGTTAGTTGGTTTTAAAGGACTTCCATCAAGACCTTCTTCTAATACGATGTTTTCAGTGTTCATAAAGTTAAGTTTAATATTATGGCAATATATGTGAAGAAAAATAATGACGCAAGATTGCGGTTATTTTGAGGCATAAAAAAACCGACCTATTTGCGATTGAATATGCAGAACTAGGTCGGTTAATAAAATGTGCCCAGAACAGGACTTGAATCCTTACGTGTTTTTCCTATCATTGATAATCAATTGTTTATATAATAATATTTTCTTTTTTGAGAGAGTTTGTTCCCCACTTATTCCCCGAATTGAGTGTGCTAAAATTATGAAAATAAGTGAATTAAGATGGGTTTGTTATTACTTTTTGACAAGGCGACTTATTTTGAATCATCTTTTACCAAATCAAATTTACGTCTCACTGTTGAGTGCCCCAAAAATTCATCTACATAACCCTCGTGACCATTGGGGCAGCATCTACCAGGAGCATAAGAAGGAGATACTCCATCTGGGGTACGAGAATGACACTTCACATAGAGTCTCCCGCAATAAGAGCAAAACCAAGGGAGTTTGCACAGGAGTCTTTTCACCAGAGAAAGTGGTGGTATCGGTTTTGGAGTAATTTGAGATGAGTCCATTGTAAGTGGTATTAAAATTTGTAGCTGTAGCCAAAGCAAATTACTTGTGTTTCGTAGTAATTGGCAGAGGTGTAGCTAAAGCCATCACTTTCTATAGTCTTATTGATTATCATAGTATTTAATAGATCAGTAGCGTTTACGAAGATTTCTCCTCGACCATTTTGAATGGTTTTTTTAATTCCTAAATCCAATGAAAAGCGGCTATCAATTTTACCTTGAGGAATTATATCAGGTGCCAGATAAGTGGCGGTAAGTTGAGCTTCAAAATTGCTTGGCAATCGAAAGAGACCATTAGCCTTGGCGGTACCAGAAATTATCTCCTGCTTACCTGCACTAAAAGTGTGTGGAGTTGGATAGAGGTTTTCTACGGTGTAAGCGTCAATCTGGTTGTGATAGGCGTTCAAGTTGATGTTGTACGAAAACCACCCATCTCCCTTTTCGGAATAAACTAATTCTACTCCTGAATTGTAGCTGCGGTTTACATTTTGAAAGATGGCATAAATCAAGGTACTGCCGGGGATGATTGTGGAAATACGCGTAATCGTACCATCTACAATACGGTGATAAGCTGCGGAATATAGAGAGCTGTTTTTCCAAGTGGTTTTATATCCAAGTTCAAATGAATTTGTAAACTGAGGTTTAAGGGCCGGATTTCCCACTTTTACAATTTCAGCATCATCATATTTTGGAAAGATGCGAATGTCTACTTCAGCAGGCCTGTCTACACGCCTGTTGTAAAAAAATGAAAGTTTATTATTGGTATTAAGCTTGTATGCTAAGCGTAGGTTGGGGAAGGGTTGAAAGTAATTATAACCATCCGTTTTGTAGGTATTATGTTGTGCATTTACTTGATAGTTCAAGTCAACATATTCTACACGCAAGCCAATTTCAGCTTCATACTTAGGGCTTTCAAAAACATAGTTACCATATAGTGCAGGGATATTTTCTGAATAGGTGGCTTTGCCTCCTGCGTTGCTATCCAGAGGTGAATTTTGCCCGGGAAAGAATTGCATATTGGTGGGGATATCCCGTTTCCGATATTTAACTCCAGCTTCGACTCTACCATTTTTAATAGGCTTTATGTAGTTGATGTTTAGGTCAGCAACTTTTTCATCGCTCAGCAATTTGAAATGATCATTACCAGTAAATGTGGGGTTGATATTTTCAAAAAAGTATTGCTCATCTTCTCTATGAAAAGTGTAGTTAAAATTTACATCCAGGGTATGTCCGGGTTCTGCAAATTTGTGACGGTACATAGCCGTAGCCATAGCTGTGGTTTTTAATTCATCCTCAAGAAATCGCCACAGTCTCAGCCTGTCAGAATAATCGGAATTAAAGAAAGGTTCATCCCCATTGTCAATAATCTTTTCCCGCCCATACATTCCTGAAATAGTAAAGGTGTTACTCTCATTAATATTCCAATCAAAGCCTCCGGTGGTAGTGAGGAAACCTGTGTTTCTGTTGCGCACGGTTTGTTGGTGTATGATTGTGCCATCATCATAGGTACGCGTTACAAATTCGTTTTTGTTTAAAGTTTCGGTGTATAAATAATCAGCTTGCAGAAAAGCATTGATTTTTCCTTTGCGGTAATTTAGGGATAGGGAAGGGTTAACCTTTGGAGTTTGCCCATACTGCGGCCTTATGGTTGGCAGATTTTCCTTTTTAACCCATAGAGCTCCCAGTCCTCCAGCTATTCCCACTTTACCGGTAAGGCCGTCTTTTTGCTCTTTTTTGTAAATAATATTGATAATACCAGCGCTGCCGTTGGCATCAAATTTTGACGAAGGATTATTGATGATTTCGATACGCTCAATGGCCGATGCGGGAATATTATCTAAACCCGATTGATTGCCAAACCCCGTCAGAGCTGTTTGTTTACCATCTATCAGCACTGTTATTTTATCGCTGCCGCGGAGTTCCAGTTTTCCTTCCTGTACACTTACTCCTGGTAGATTTTGCATTGCTTGCAAAACGGAGCCGCCACTCTGACTTATGTTATCGGAAACTGCATAGGTTTTTTTATCCATCATTGAACTCACCTCTGCTTGTGTTGCAGTGACTTGCACCTCACTCAATGTGGAAGTTTCCTCGGTTAGGAAAATGGTTTTTGCCTCCAAATACTTACTGAGGCTACCTACAAAAATCGCTGTCTTTTGATTTTTATATCCGATAAAGGAAGCTTCCAAATAGTAGTTTCCAGGAGGTACGTCCGAAATGGAATACCGACCGCTTTCCGTGCTTATCGTTCCTCCTACAAAGGAACTGTCATCGGTCTTTTTCAAAACTACATTCACAAAAGGAAGTGGTGTTTTGGAACTGGCATCTTCTATCATACCAGACACGCTAGCTGTGAATTCTTGTGCACACACTATGGATGCCATTAATAAGGCAAACAGGCTTAAACTAAATTTCAACATGAATTTTTTTGTGGAATAATAAAATGGGGAAGGGGTAAAACAGCCCCACCCTTGAAACCAAGCGAGGCTGTCTTTCAATCTAAACTAACCTCAATCAATCTTCATTATCATCTTGTAACTGTTTTTTACTTTTTAGGGAGCCGTCCGTTGCAAAAACTACTTCCCACTCTTCTTTTCCTTTTTCAAGTTCAACTTCATAA from Owenweeksia hongkongensis DSM 17368 encodes the following:
- a CDS encoding RDD family protein is translated as MNILEFENTQGITLRYSTASVFDRSIAYLIDLAIVGFVVGVLAIALGSSSSALLILVIAIPILFYSLLMEIFNDGKSLGKMALGLKVVRVDGQYPTGYDYFMRWIFRWVDIYMTSGALAALVISSSPRNQRVGDMLGDTTVIRTRKLRVPLQRILNLNKLSKYTPQYPQVIQLKESQVVLIKESLDQAVKYTNDSYTKLLDDLAIRVAKNLNVETSDTSRVFLQTIIKDYISLTR
- a CDS encoding RDD family protein, with translation MNTENIVLEEGLDGSPLKPTNSNLASTGQRLANYVIDLIFIYIIAIGISAVLISTQGDPGEGGILYNVLFLLTHLTYYVIAEGIGGKTIGKMVTRTRVVNEEGEKPSIGKIIIRTLCRIIPFEPFSVLSSSGKMWHDSLSKTYLVKA
- a CDS encoding TonB-dependent receptor domain-containing protein, coding for MLKFSLSLFALLMASIVCAQEFTASVSGMIEDASSKTPLPFVNVVLKKTDDSSFVGGTISTESGRYSISDVPPGNYYLEASFIGYKNQKTAIFVGSLSKYLEAKTIFLTEETSTLSEVQVTATQAEVSSMMDKKTYAVSDNISQSGGSVLQAMQNLPGVSVQEGKLELRGSDKITVLIDGKQTALTGFGNQSGLDNIPASAIERIEIINNPSSKFDANGSAGIINIIYKKEQKDGLTGKVGIAGGLGALWVKKENLPTIRPQYGQTPKVNPSLSLNYRKGKINAFLQADYLYTETLNKNEFVTRTYDDGTIIHQQTVRNRNTGFLTTTGGFDWNINESNTFTISGMYGREKIIDNGDEPFFNSDYSDRLRLWRFLEDELKTTAMATAMYRHKFAEPGHTLDVNFNYTFHREDEQYFFENINPTFTGNDHFKLLSDEKVADLNINYIKPIKNGRVEAGVKYRKRDIPTNMQFFPGQNSPLDSNAGGKATYSENIPALYGNYVFESPKYEAEIGLRVEYVDLNYQVNAQHNTYKTDGYNYFQPFPNLRLAYKLNTNNKLSFFYNRRVDRPAEVDIRIFPKYDDAEIVKVGNPALKPQFTNSFELGYKTTWKNSSLYSAAYHRIVDGTITRISTIIPGSTLIYAIFQNVNRSYNSGVELVYSEKGDGWFSYNINLNAYHNQIDAYTVENLYPTPHTFSAGKQEIISGTAKANGLFRLPSNFEAQLTATYLAPDIIPQGKIDSRFSLDLGIKKTIQNGRGEIFVNATDLLNTMIINKTIESDGFSYTSANYYETQVICFGYSYKF